A window of Nocardia arthritidis genomic DNA:
GCGGGTCACGTGACCCCGCTGACGATCGACCACATCCGCGCGCTGCTGGACCGTCCGGTGCGAATTCCCAAGGTATTCCTGCCGACGCCGACTCCGGCCGCCGCCCAGGCCGCGCCCGCCGCGCGCGACGAGTCGGCAGCGCGCCGCGATCTGCTGCTCGCCGAACAGGATTCGCTGCGCGGCGCCTACGACACCCTGCTGACCGTGCGCCCCGACCGGCTCGCGATCAGCGTCCCGGCCGCGCAACGCGCCGAAGCGGCGGCGCCGAACGACCAAGCGCCGACCGCCAATCGAACCGCGGCGGCCGCACCGTCCGTGCTCACCGTCGCGCCCGAAATCGTCGCATCGATGGATGAGGTTGTCCGCGAACGGCTTCGGACCGAACTCGGCGACACCGCGACTGCCTCGTTCGCCGACATCCTCGCCGTGATCAAGGGCCGCTGGCTCGCGGTGTCGCGCGAGGTGGAGCCGAACAAAGTTCCAACACCACTGCGCACCTACCGACTCGGCGCGAATGTATTCGCGGTGCAAGAATCACTCGCCGCGGACGCCGCCCCACCGCCACCGGATTTCAGCCACGCCATCACCCGCCCGGTCGGCGTCGGTGATCTGCAGGTGGTCCGCCAGGAGCTGATCGGCTATGTGGCCGCGGACATTTCGCATATCGAGAACGTGTTGCCCGGCGAGCTGCTGAAGAAGACGACCAAGCGCGAGGAGACCTCCGAGCTGATCGTCACCCAGGAGACCGAGACCACCCAGACCGACGAGCGCGACACCCAGACCACCGACCGCAACGAGCTTGTCTCCGAGACGCAGAAGGAGGCGAGTCAGCAGAGCACCGCCACCTCGGACCAGACCTCCACCACCAGCTACGGCAGGCTGGTCGAGAACAGCAAGACCGACTATGCCCGCAGCGTCACCGACCGCGCCGTCAAGTCGCTCACCCAGCAGGTGAAACAGCAACGCGTGCAACGGGAGAAGAAGGTCTACACCGAAGAGGCCGAGCATCAGCTGGACAACTCCAAGGGCTTGCGCCCGATTCGCGGCATCTACCAGTGGGTGGACAAGAAGTACAAGACCCGCGTGCTCAACTACGGCAAGCGACTGCTGTACGACGTGGTGCTGCCCGAACCCGCGTCCTTCCTCATCGAATCGCTGAAAACCGCTGCGCAGCCGGAGAATTACCAGCTGGTCCGGCCGGTCGAACCGACGGTGCAGCCCGGCGATCTCAACGCGTCGAACTACATGATCTGGGCCGCGCAGTACGGCGTCACCGGATCGGTCACCCCGCCGCCGGACGAGATCACCACCGTGGTCGCACATGCCGAAAGCGGGGATGTCGCGCGCAAGCTCCAGGCGTATGGCGGGTCGTTCGACGCGGAGCAGTTCGGCCAGTTCACCATTCGAGTGCCGAACGACTACAGCGCGATCAGCGGCTATCTCCAGCGCACCAATCCGAACGAGGTCATCGACAACACGCAGACCGAGAACCGGATCTTCGAATTCTTCATCGGCGAGAACACTTTCATCCGGCAGAACGAAAACGACCAGCTGAACAAGTCTTTCGCGATGAACGGGGAAACCGGCGATATCCCGGTGACCTTCAACACCTTCCGGAAGATGTTGCAGTACAACTTCGCGATCGGCATCACCTGCCGCATCGATCGGCCGAAAATCGAAGAGTGGCAGCTGAAGACGCACGCTCAGATCGTCCAGGGCTATCAGCGCCAGCGCGCCGACTACCTCGATCAGCTCTCCCGCTTCCAGGCCGCGGTGCGCGCCCAGATGGCGTTGGCGCAGGGTCTGGCGCACGATGCCACCGCCGAACGCGACGAGCTGAAGAAGGCGTTCATCCAACTGCTGATGAGCGAACACTTCGGCCAGGTGTACTTCCCGACGCCGGATCCCGGTGCGTTCCCGCCGGATCCGCGGTACGTCAAGACCTGGGGCGCCGTCGTCGCGTTCTTCGAGCGCGCCTTCGAGTGGGAACACCTGATGTACCTGTACTACCCGTACTTCTGGGGCCGTCGCGCCCGCTGGGGTGAGCTGGTGCTGATCCAGGACGTCGACCCGCAGTTCGAATCCTTCCTGAAGGCGGGCGCGGCCCGGGTGGTGATCCCGGTGCGGCCCGGCTTCGAGGCGGCGCTCGCGCACTTCCACGAAACCGGCGATGTGTGGATGGGCGAGGAGATCCCGGATATGTTCAGCGATCAGTACGTTTCGATCATCGCTGAGATCAAGGCCCGCAATTTCGCCGAGGACGCGGAGGTCTGCGTCGATCAGTGGGAGGTGCGGCTGCCGACCACCCTGGTCATGCTCAAGGACGACGCGGATCTGCCCGAGTGGACGCCGACGCCGTGCCGGCCGGGCGCCGACACCGAGTCGCGGTGATTCGCGGTGGGGGACGGTGATCTGCGGGCCGAGTTGGAGCGGCGGCGCAAGTGGTTCTTCGAAGCGCAGCTGCGGCGCTTCAGCACTCAGACGTTCCGCGGAATCTCGCGCGATAGCAAGGATCCCGACGATATCCGGCTGCTCAAGCTGATCAGCGAACCGCTGCCCGCCCTCGGCTCCGGTCCACTACAGGTGACGGTGGGCGAAAACCCTTTGGGCCCGGTATATCTCGACAGCAAGACGCAGGTGTGGGACGACGATGAACAAAAGCGCCGTGAGGCGTTCATCGATTACACCGGGTATATCGGCGGTTGGCTGGAGTACAAGGATCCGCAGCGGCTGCGGGCGAAAATCGCCGAGCTGGCAACGGAATTCGAGCGGGACCGGTTCACCTCGGTGCTCGAGCCGACACCGCTGGGCGTATACCGGCGCAAGCCCGCCACCCTGGATCCCGATCCCGGCAACGATCCGTGGCAGAAGACCGACGGCCGTGGCGCGGCGATGAGCCGCGCCACCGTCGGCGCGGCCAAACCGTGGCTGCTGCCCGAGCTGTATCACCCCAAGAATGTGGATAGTTCGGAGCCGGAGAAATGGCTGGAGAACCTCGAGCAGTTCCTCACCGACTACGAGTCGGAACTGCAATTGGTGCTCGGCGGCGCGGTCGATCAGAAGATCACCTTCGATCGCGCCGCGCCCGACAAATACCGGGCGGCCATCCAGGAGGCGCTGCGGAAATCCACGGCGGTGGACGCGGCGGCCGCGGTCAAGGCGGAGCTGCTGCATCAGGAGCAGAAGCCGGGCGGCAAGCCTGACGAACAGGTCTACAAATACCAGATCAAGGTCGCCACAAACGGATTCCCGCTCGGCGACCCGAAGGACTTCCCATACTCGGCGATGGTGAAGTACTGGACCAGGGTGGTCGGCGCGCCACTGAAGGAGGTCTATGTCAACAAGGAGAACTCCGATATGGGCCTCGTCCTGCTCATGCGGGTGCTCTACCTGTTCGGCACCATTCCCGATCAGGTGGCGAGCGGGGATCGGCTGCGCTGGCGGAAACGGGCCGCGCCGGGGCCAGAGTTCGCGGAGTTCTTCGAAAACCGTGCCGCCACCGAGGTTTTCACGAAGGATGCGGCGCTTGCCGCCCGATTGTCCGACGCCCGAACGAGACTGAGCATCATCGTCGAGGAGAACGCGGCCGCTCCCGGCAGCGCGTCGGTCGCGTTCTCACCGATCGCGCAGGAGGTATTGCGTACCGGCATCCACCATTTCAAGTTCTGGCTCGACGAACCGCTGCACGCCAAGGACAACGGCAAGCAGCAGCAGGCACGCAGCGACCTCGGCTACGGCGATATCGCCGAGGGCGAGATGGAGTACTGGTCGGAAAACCACTTCATCATGTTCGCCTCCTCGGAGTATCTGGCCGGGCAACTGTGGGAGGGTGACGAATTCCAAGCGGGCAAACAGTTTCTCGACCCCGGCAAGCGCGACGGTGTGCTGACCGGTAAGCAGCGCAAGGAGCGCGGCCGGGCACGAGTGCTGCGCTGGCTCAACCACCGGCTGATGCTCGGCTGGACCGAATTCAACTCCTCCGGCTATTACCGCGAACATTTCTGGTCGCTGCTCAACCTGGTCGATTTCGCACTGGATCGTGAGGTCCGCGAAAAGGCGACGCTCGCAGCGGATCTGTTGCTGTTCGATATGGCGCGATTCCTGCACCGGGGTGCGATGGGCGCGGCGGGCGGCCGCAGCCAGTTCAAATCCAAGGCCAGCGGCAGCGATAACGCCATCGGCGATGCCATCGAGATCCTGTTCGGCACCCGCGGCCTGCTCGAGGACAGCGATTCCGAGATCGGTGCCAGCATGGCCACCTCGACCTACCGAATCCCCGATGTGCTACTCGAAATCGCGGCGCACCCACCGGTATCCGGCTTCATCGACCGCTCCCGGGTATCCGTCACCTTCGACGAGGCACCCAAGTACGGGATCTCCATCTCGCAGCAGTCGGACGCGATGGACTCGCTGCGTTCGGGTTACGCGCCGAAATTGGCCAAGCACTTCCAGTTCATCGATCAGCTGAATGCCGAAATCACCCGCACCCATATCGGTTACGGCGCCACCGAGGACAGCGTCGCCTTCTGGTTGAGCACCTCGGCCTTCTTCGTCAAACAGGTCGTGCACGGCCAACTCGACTTCATCGATAAGTTCGGCCTCGCCAAGACCGGCATCTTCAAGAAGCTCACCTCGATGGTCGGCACCATCGCACCGATCATCGAGGGCGTCGGGGATACGCTGTTCGGCGCGACCGTCGGCGCGGTGGTCGGCGGCGGGGTCGGCGCGCTGGCGGGCGGGCTCATCGGAGCCTTCTCCGGTGACAAGACCGAGGAGGTGGCCGACAAACTGTCGCTCTTCCTGGAGGGTTCGACGCGCACGCGCGCAAACATCATGACCTACCGCAATCGCGACATCATGCTGTCGAGCATCCAGAACTTCCGGACCGGTCAGCTGAACTTCCAATCGAACGTCAGCCAGGCCACCGTCAACGGCGTCACGAATGTGTTCACCACATCGGGCTTCGGCGGGTTGGATATTTCGGTGGAGCTGGCCGGGCTGGTCAGCCTGCTCGCCGGTGCGACCGCGACATTGGTCGGCGAGGCGATCCTCGGCATCACCGGTGTCGGCGCGGTAGCGGCGGTCGGGCTGGGTGTCGCGGCCGGTGTCGAGACCTTCAAAACGATCGAGGATCTCAACGGCACCAACCCGATCGGCGACGACCACGACGGACCCGGCTGGTGGACGGGTTACTGGGCGCTGCCCATGGTGGTTCAACAGGGGCCCGCGGCGATCATCGCCTACGACTTCCACGACTCGCAGAAAACCCTGGCCGACTGCGGTTCACACCTGTGGTTTCCCAAGCGCGGCTTCGACAATGCCGACGAGGTGCGCTGCTCGGGCTACGACGATGCCAACTTCTTCCTGCTCGATATCGGCGATATCGGGCCCAAGGGATTCTGGGTTTTCGGCAAATACACCCATCCCGCCGACGGTGTCGCGGCCGCGGATCGGCCAGAGGCCTACATCGGCGTGTTCTCGAACCAGCGCCCGGCCTGGTTGGACGGCTCGAAGGACAGCGATCCGGACTTCTACCATCGCAAACTGGAGGAGGCCGGCAAGAAGAAGATCGACGACCTCGCCGACCAGATCGACAACGAGAACGATCCGAACAAGAAAAAGCAACTGCAACAACAGAAGTCGGATCTGGAGCGGATCTGGAGCGAACCGCTGGCCCGCGACTACTTCGCCGACCAGGACTGGTACGTCGGCGGCAAGAACATCTGGATCGTGCACGTCGGCAACAAGGACGAATACGGCGATTACCAGACCTTCAAGGACCGGGTGAGCAGCGCCCGCGTCCACCTCGACGATGTCGGCGACATGGAGTGCACCTATCACATGCCGCTGCCGAGCGGCGGCAGTCAGACGCTGCAGTTGAAATACGGCGACGGTGGCGAATTCCATTACGGCGACGCACCTTTGCAGACCGACCTCTACCCACGCTTCGAAAATCCCTTCCTGCGCAGCGGTCGGGTCGAATGGGGGCAGCGGGCCTACGTCATCGAGTACAACGGCAAAACTCTGCTGCACGATTTCTCCGATTTCACCGAACCCGTTCGCACCGAACAGGTTCCGGCCGACGACCCGGACAACGTTCGCGCGCTGGTCGCCTTCGTCCGCACCCGCGACGACGATCTGGACGCGAAGAACCGCTGCGTCGCCACCGTGCGAATCGCCTGTGCCACAGTCACAACCGATGAGATCATCGCGGTCGGCCCGGTCGACGACAACACCACCCACGACGCGGAATGGATCTTCCTCGACAGCTCCGCGCGGTACGGCCCGGATATGACGATCGAACTCACCAAGGAGGCGTTCGACGACGGCGACGCCGACGACGGCTGGAAGATGAGCTTCTCGCTGCGGGCGCTGATGGGCGATTACACCCTGCGCGACTGCACATTGTCGTTCGACTCGGTGGATTTCGACGGCGACCGGCACGGCTCCGGGGTGTTCCCGGTGTCCATCCGCACCGACCGGTGGCGGCGCTGGGAGCCGGTGCCGGAGGGCCGGGCCGATGGGCGGGTCGTGCTCGCGGCCCGACCGTCCTGGGACAAAACCTATTACGACTACTGCGATCTGCTGGTGGTCGGTCCGAAACAGGCTGTGCGGCATCGCAAGTTGCCCGCCTGCCTGACGGCGGCACCGCAGTGGTCCGATATTCCGGGCGGTCCGGGGTTCACGCCGTCCTGCTCCGTCGCCGCGGCTTCCACCGTCCCGGGACAGTTGATCGCCGTAGTGCTCGATGCCGGAACGCTTTTCGCAGCGTCACCCGATCAGAACCTGCGGTGGACGGCGTGGACGGCGCAGCAACCGATGGCGGGAAATCTTTCGGCGCAGACTCCCGTGCCGCTCGCCTCCCCCGGCACCGTCAGCGCCGGGCCGTCCCAATTCTCCGGCAGCGGAGTCGAACTCGTCGTCACCGGGTCCGACGGGCAGGTATACGCCCACTTCGATTGGCACCTGGGCGAAATCTTCCCGTGGCGGCAATTGGCAGTGAACGGCTTCACGCTGCGTCAGGACGGTGCTTGCGTTCTGGTGGGCAATCAGCTGTACGTCCTCGATACCGACGGCGCGATCTGGGCGGCGTTCATCGATCGGTTCCCGCTGATCCCGCTTCCACCGGTGTGGGTGAAGGTCTCCGCCGACCTGCCGCCGATCCGAAACCTCACCGCCGCCAACGAAACCCGCCTGCTCGCGATCTCCGCGGACGGCCGGATCTGGGATGGCAGCCTCCCGCAGGACGGGCAGCCCACCTGGACCCAGCTCGCCAACATCCCGTTACCCGAAGGTGTCGGAATATCCTGTGCCACACCATATTCCGATCACATCGACGCATTCGTCGTCGGTGCGGACGGCATCGTGTACACCGCCGCATGGGATAAGGCGACCGCTTGGACCGACTGGCATCCGGTTACCCAGGACGCTCAGGGATTCCACGCCGCGCCGCGCACACCGCTGGCGGTCCATCGGGTCAACCGGCAACTGGAACTGTTCGTCGAATCCACCGACGGCGATCTCTTCCGCGCGTGGTGGTCGTGATCAGCTCAGCAGAGCCCGGGCGTACCAGTCCTTGTTGTCGACCACGCCCGGCAGCACGAAGAAGTAGCCGCCGCCGAACGGTTGCACATAGTCGGTGAGCGGTTCACCGGCGAGCCGGGTCTGGATGGCCTCGAACTGGCGCTGCACATCCTGCTGGAAACAGGTGAAGATGTGGCCGGTCGCCATATTGCCGTTCGGGTCGAGGCCGAGATCGTAGTTGTAGGAACGCCGAAGCAGCTGCTGGCGCGCGGTTTCCGGGGTGCGCGGGTTGGCCAGCCGGATGTGCGCGGTGGCCGGGATCACCGCGCCGTCCGGATCGGCGGCGTAGTCCGGCGTGTCGAATTCCTTGTTGCCGTCCAGCGGTGCGCCGGATTCGCGGCGGCGGCCGAACATGTTTTCCTGCTCGGCGATCGAGACCCGGTCCCAGAACTCCACGAGCATGCGGATCAGGCGCACCACCTGATACGTGCCGCCCTTGGTCCACTCCGGTTCGTCGGAACTGTCGGTCCAGACCAGCGACGCGGCGTCCGTATTGGTCGGATTCGCGGTTCCGTCCTTGAACCCCAACAGATTTCGCCCGGTGCCCGACGGCCGCGGCGGTGAGTTGTAGCCCTGGATCTTCCAGCGCAGCTGTAGCGCGCCGCGGGTGCGGCGGGTGATGTCGCGGATGGCGTGGTGGATGGTGTCCGGATTGTGCGCGCACAGCTGCAGGTGCAGATCGCCGTGCATCCAGGCCTGATCCGGCGAATCGTCGGGGAAGATCCGCATCGGCGTCAACCGGGCGGGCTTGCGGCTCGCGAGCCCGAAGCGCTGGTCGAACAGGCTCGCGCCGACACCCGCGGTGATGGTGAGGCCGTCGGCGGGAATATCCGGGCCGAGCACGGCGCTGTCGGCGGGCGGCTGACCCGGCCCGAGGTCCGGCGGCGGGCCGCCCGCGGTCAGTGTCCGGGCGCGATCGGTGAGCGTCTTCATCAGCTCGACCAACTCGCCCCGGTTGGCCGCGGTGACATCGAACGAGGCGAAGCAGGCGGCATTCTGGCGGTCCGCGGGCGCGGGCGTGAGGATGCCCGCCTGATGCACCCCGTGGAACGGGAAAGACGGTGCGGCCGTTGGCGTTCCGGTGGCGGTCGCGGCGTCCACCCGCGCGCCCTCGGCGAGGACGCCCGCGGTCAACGCGGTTCCGGCGGCGCCTGCGGCGGTGCCGGAGAGGAAGCGGCGGCGGCTGACATTCATCGGTGGGCCTTAGTCTTTCGTGCGGGGGTCAGTGGGCGCGGGTTTCCAGCAGCCGGGGCACCCGGTCCAGCTGTTCCAGTGCACCGCCGATCGCGGCGAGTACGGCCTGCCTCGCCTGCTGCGGCGTCTGCGCCGGTGCGCGCCAGCGGCCGTTGTCCTGGGTGGCGAGCAGCGCGTTGCGCAGGGTGTCGAGCCGGGCATTGATGGTGGCGCGCAGCTTTGGTTCGCGCTCGTCCACCAGCTGGCCGAGTTGGTCGAGCACCACCCGGGTGACATCGATATCGGCCAGGGTCGCCGGGTAGGCCGAGCCGGAGCCGAGATCGTCGAGGCCCGTAAGGTGGTCGCGCAGCGCGTCTTCCAGGATCTCGTGGGCCCGGATCGGCAGGTTGGTCGGCTGGCCGGCGAGGTCGGTGCTGCCGAGGTTCTGCTGCATCGCGTCGATATCGGCGTTCAACCGATCCAGCACTGGCAGCAGTTGCTCCGGTCCCTGACCGTGCCACAGTCCGTACTCCAGGCGGTGCAGTCCGGTGAAGTCCGGATCGTCTACGCCGCCGGGCAATCCGTTCGCCAGTCCGTCCACCGCGGTGCCCGCGGCGCCGAAGCTGTTGTACGACGCGCCGACTCGCTCCCACTCCAGTTGGGCGATCAGCCAATCGGCTTGTGCGGCAGGGATATTGCGCGCTCGCAGATCGCGGCCGACGGCGCCGAGCGCGCCGGTGAGCCGGGTGAGCACCTGATGCACGTAGGCCTGGTAAGCCTCGTTCGGCGCCTTGAGTTCGGTGGCGCGGACGGGCTTGACCACCTGCGGCGCATCCGTCGCGGCGCCGGTCGCCTGGACCCGCCGCGAGGACACCGGCGCCTGGCCCGACATCGCGCAGTAGATGGTGTACGCACCCGGGTTCAGCGTCGCGACCAGATCGGCAGTCGTTGCGGGACCGATGTTTTCGATCTCCGCGACCACCGCGCCATCGGCGTTGACCACACTGATCTCACCGGCCTTGTTCGAGTTGTTGTGCACCGAGATCGTCTGCGTGCCGGTGCGCGCCGCGGTCCACTCCGGGGCGCACGCGTCCGCGGTCACCGTCACCGTGCGCTTGGAATCCGCCGAACCCGAAGGCAGCAGCGCGATGGCCACTCCGGCGATCAGTGCCGGAACCACCACCAGCGTCGCGCCCACCAGCACCGGGCGCGGACCGGCCAGCCGCTCCCACCAGTCGGGAGCGTGCTCTTCGACGACCGCGGCGGGCGCGGTTTGCGTTGCGGGCGCAGCAGATTCGTCCGACTGCGACGATTCGATATTCGTCGCGGCCCCGGTTTGCGCTGCGGGCTCGGCAGATTCGGCCGCCGCCGGTTCCGTCTTCGGCGCGGGCTTGGCCGGGACGGCCCGCCCCGCGCGGACGAACAGCGGAATCACGATGGCCAAGTAGACAACCCAGGCCACCACCTGCAGCACCGTCATCTTCGGCGCGAGTTCGGTGACGCCGGTGATGAGCGAGACCCACCAGGAATTCGGGTCGACGTGTGCGGTGAGGTCGAAGGCCATCCAGCGCGCACCGGGCAGCAGGCCCGCCTCCTGGATGTCGCCGAGGCCGTATGCCAGCACACCGGCGGCGATCACGATCAGCAGCAGCGCGGTCCGGTTGAAGAACACGCCCAGGTTG
This region includes:
- the efeB gene encoding iron uptake transporter deferrochelatase/peroxidase subunit, whose translation is MNVSRRRFLSGTAAGAAGTALTAGVLAEGARVDAATATGTPTAAPSFPFHGVHQAGILTPAPADRQNAACFASFDVTAANRGELVELMKTLTDRARTLTAGGPPPDLGPGQPPADSAVLGPDIPADGLTITAGVGASLFDQRFGLASRKPARLTPMRIFPDDSPDQAWMHGDLHLQLCAHNPDTIHHAIRDITRRTRGALQLRWKIQGYNSPPRPSGTGRNLLGFKDGTANPTNTDAASLVWTDSSDEPEWTKGGTYQVVRLIRMLVEFWDRVSIAEQENMFGRRRESGAPLDGNKEFDTPDYAADPDGAVIPATAHIRLANPRTPETARQQLLRRSYNYDLGLDPNGNMATGHIFTCFQQDVQRQFEAIQTRLAGEPLTDYVQPFGGGYFFVLPGVVDNKDWYARALLS
- the efeU gene encoding iron uptake transporter permease EfeU, which produces MAYLCSVSVTEAVPNFLICLREGLEAGLVVTILLAAVRRISTPERPISTAPVWLGLLGAVSLAGSFAAVLSYSTSVLTNSAQAAVGGVLSVLAVGLVTAMVFWMRRVGATLSGHLRGEVARAAGIGAGALAVTAFLAVGREGLETTLFVWTAVKAAGTTVAPVVGAALGLLAAIALCWLLFRQAVRLNLGVFFNRTALLLIVIAAGVLAYGLGDIQEAGLLPGARWMAFDLTAHVDPNSWWVSLITGVTELAPKMTVLQVVAWVVYLAIVIPLFVRAGRAVPAKPAPKTEPAAAESAEPAAQTGAATNIESSQSDESAAPATQTAPAAVVEEHAPDWWERLAGPRPVLVGATLVVVPALIAGVAIALLPSGSADSKRTVTVTADACAPEWTAARTGTQTISVHNNSNKAGEISVVNADGAVVAEIENIGPATTADLVATLNPGAYTIYCAMSGQAPVSSRRVQATGAATDAPQVVKPVRATELKAPNEAYQAYVHQVLTRLTGALGAVGRDLRARNIPAAQADWLIAQLEWERVGASYNSFGAAGTAVDGLANGLPGGVDDPDFTGLHRLEYGLWHGQGPEQLLPVLDRLNADIDAMQQNLGSTDLAGQPTNLPIRAHEILEDALRDHLTGLDDLGSGSAYPATLADIDVTRVVLDQLGQLVDEREPKLRATINARLDTLRNALLATQDNGRWRAPAQTPQQARQAVLAAIGGALEQLDRVPRLLETRAH